A genomic stretch from Coffea arabica cultivar ET-39 chromosome 10c, Coffea Arabica ET-39 HiFi, whole genome shotgun sequence includes:
- the LOC113714997 gene encoding uncharacterized protein, with the protein MADVGTAKPPSLSEQYLLKGKEETSEVITKPVEEAEVKTSENITVAEEVVEKAEDTPVVENSEVPPTGADGSSEASDTAAGESTEATPAAEAGSGDDTPASESAESEVAGDQESIEDAPHFTLETAPADFRFPTTNQTRHCFTRYIEYHRCIAAKGEGASECQKFAKYYRSLCPGEWIDRWNEQRENGTFPGPL; encoded by the exons ATGGCCGACGTTGGAACTGCCAAGCCCCCGTCCTTATCCGAG CAATATCTATtgaagggaaaagaagaaacaTCTGAAGTCATAACAAAACCTGTGGAAGAAGCTGAAGTTAAAACTTCAGAAAATATTACTGTTGCAGAAGAAGTTGTCGAGAAAGCTGAGGATACTCCTGTCGTTGAAAATAGTGAAGTCCCTCCTACTGGTGCTGATGGAAGCAGTGAAGCTTCTGATACTGCTGCTGGAGAAAGCACTGAAGCCACTCCTGCTGCTGAGGCTGGCTCTGGAGATGATACACCTGCTAGTGAAAGTGCTGAAAGTGAGGTGGCAGGTGATCAAGAATCCATTGAAGATGCTCCACATTTTACG CTTGAGACCGCACCTGCAGACTTCCGTTTCCCAACTACAAATCAAACCAGGCATTGCTTTACCCGATATATTGAATACCATAG GTGCATAGCAGCAAAGGGCGAAGGTGCCTCTGAGTGTCAGAAGTTTGCCAAATATTATCGTTCACTTTGCCCAGGGGAATGG ATTGATAGATGGAACGAGCAAAGGGAGAATGGCACCTTTCCGGGTCCTTTGTAG
- the LOC113715151 gene encoding alcohol dehydrogenase-like 1 isoform X3, whose product MEEIQVAPPKIGEVRVKIICTSLCHGDISFWRSESGPFSFFPGIFGHEAAGIVESVGENVVEVKAGDLVLPVVQRNCGECRDCKFKGNACTKFPAASLNAMPRDGSSRFLDKDGQPLHHFLFASSFSEYTVVDMTHLVKISPEVPVDKACLLSCGVTTGVGATMKAAQIEEGSTVAIFGLGTVGLAVAEGARIRGASKIIGIDKNLEKFEIAKKFGVTDFVNPTSCGKDSVSQVIREMTDGGADYCFECVGSTSLIREAFDGSRQGCGKTVILGADLHGSPLSIHPLEILTGKSIMGATLGGIKPKQDIPHLAQKYLKKELRLDGFITHEVNFEDINKAFDLLLQGKSLRCIIWMDR is encoded by the exons ATGGAAGAGATTCAAGTAGCTCCTCCCAAGATTGGGGAGGTTCGAGTCAAGATTATTTGCACGTCCCTTTGTCACGGTGATATTAGCTTCTGGCGATCAGAGTCC GGGCCATTCTCATTTTTCCCAGGAATTTTTGGTCACGAAGCAGCCGG GATTGTTGAGAGTGTGGGGGAAAATGTGGTGGAAGTAAAAGCAGGGGATTTAGTACTACCAGTAGTGCAGAGGAACTGTGGAGAATGCAGGGATTGCAAATTTAAGGGCAATGCTTGCACCAAATTCCCAGCTGCATCACTCAATGCGATGCCAAGGGATGGAAGTAGCAGGTTTTTGGACAAGGATGGACAGCCTTTGCATCACTTCCTTTTTGCTTCTAGCTTTTCTGAATATACTGTGGTGGATATGACGCATCTTGTGAAAATCAGCCCTGAGGTTCCAGTAGACAAAGCCTGCTTGCTCAGCTGTGGCGTGACCACGG GAGTTGGTGCTACAATGAAGGCTGCACAGATTGAGGAGGGCTCTACGGTAGCAATTTTTGGACTTGGAACAGTGGGACTTGCg GTTGCAGAGGGAGCAAGGATACGTGGAGCTTCAAAAATTATTGGAATTGATAAGAatcttgaaaaatttgaaattg CTAAGAAGTTTGGAGTTACAGATTTTGTTAATCCTACTTCTTGTGGGAAAGATTCAGTGAGCCAG GTAATACGGGAGATGACAGATGGTGGTGCTGATTATTGCTTCGAGTGCGTTGGATCAACTTCCCTCATCAGGGAGGCTTTCGATGGTTCTCGGCAG GGATGTGGAAAGACTGTTATATTGGGTGCGGACCTTCATGGCAGCCCACTAAGCATCCACCCTCTTGAGATCCTTACGGGGAAAAGTATAATGGGAGCTACTCTTGGAGGAATCAAACCCAAACAAGATATTCCACACCTGGCTCAAAAGTATCTAAAAAAA GAGCTACGTTTGGATGGTTTCATAACACACGAAGTCAACTTTGAGGACATAAATAAGGCATTTGATTTGCTTCTCCAAGGGAAGAGCCTTCGTTGCATTATATGGATGGATAGATAG
- the LOC113715151 gene encoding alcohol dehydrogenase-like 1 isoform X2 — protein MEAKFRSDTAGKPIRCRAAVCRGAGEPLVMEEIQVAPPKIGEVRVKIICTSLCHGDISFWRSESGPFSFFPGIFGHEAAGIVESVGENVVEVKAGDLVLPVVQRNCGECRDCKFKGNACTKFPAASLNAMPRDGSSRFLDKDGQPLHHFLFASSFSEYTVVDMTHLVKISPEVPVDKACLLSCGVTTGVGATMKAAQIEEGSTVAIFGLGTVGLAVAEGARIRGASKIIGIDKNLEKFEIAKKFGVTDFVNPTSCGKDSVSQVIREMTDGGADYCFECVGSTSLIREAFDGSRQGCGKTVILGADLHGSPLSIHPLEILTGKSIMGATLGGIKPKQDIPHLAQKYLKKELRLDGFITHEVNFEDINKAFDLLLQGKSLRCIIWMDR, from the exons ATGGAAGCCAAATTCCGGTCAGATACCGCAGGAAAGCCCATAAGATGCAGAG CTGCGGTATGCAGAGGAGCTGGAGAGCCCCTAGTGATGGAAGAGATTCAAGTAGCTCCTCCCAAGATTGGGGAGGTTCGAGTCAAGATTATTTGCACGTCCCTTTGTCACGGTGATATTAGCTTCTGGCGATCAGAGTCC GGGCCATTCTCATTTTTCCCAGGAATTTTTGGTCACGAAGCAGCCGG GATTGTTGAGAGTGTGGGGGAAAATGTGGTGGAAGTAAAAGCAGGGGATTTAGTACTACCAGTAGTGCAGAGGAACTGTGGAGAATGCAGGGATTGCAAATTTAAGGGCAATGCTTGCACCAAATTCCCAGCTGCATCACTCAATGCGATGCCAAGGGATGGAAGTAGCAGGTTTTTGGACAAGGATGGACAGCCTTTGCATCACTTCCTTTTTGCTTCTAGCTTTTCTGAATATACTGTGGTGGATATGACGCATCTTGTGAAAATCAGCCCTGAGGTTCCAGTAGACAAAGCCTGCTTGCTCAGCTGTGGCGTGACCACGG GAGTTGGTGCTACAATGAAGGCTGCACAGATTGAGGAGGGCTCTACGGTAGCAATTTTTGGACTTGGAACAGTGGGACTTGCg GTTGCAGAGGGAGCAAGGATACGTGGAGCTTCAAAAATTATTGGAATTGATAAGAatcttgaaaaatttgaaattg CTAAGAAGTTTGGAGTTACAGATTTTGTTAATCCTACTTCTTGTGGGAAAGATTCAGTGAGCCAG GTAATACGGGAGATGACAGATGGTGGTGCTGATTATTGCTTCGAGTGCGTTGGATCAACTTCCCTCATCAGGGAGGCTTTCGATGGTTCTCGGCAG GGATGTGGAAAGACTGTTATATTGGGTGCGGACCTTCATGGCAGCCCACTAAGCATCCACCCTCTTGAGATCCTTACGGGGAAAAGTATAATGGGAGCTACTCTTGGAGGAATCAAACCCAAACAAGATATTCCACACCTGGCTCAAAAGTATCTAAAAAAA GAGCTACGTTTGGATGGTTTCATAACACACGAAGTCAACTTTGAGGACATAAATAAGGCATTTGATTTGCTTCTCCAAGGGAAGAGCCTTCGTTGCATTATATGGATGGATAGATAG
- the LOC113715151 gene encoding alcohol dehydrogenase-like 1 isoform X1, with protein MQSCCTIHDPTAAVCRGAGEPLVMEEIQVAPPKIGEVRVKIICTSLCHGDISFWRSESGPFSFFPGIFGHEAAGIVESVGENVVEVKAGDLVLPVVQRNCGECRDCKFKGNACTKFPAASLNAMPRDGSSRFLDKDGQPLHHFLFASSFSEYTVVDMTHLVKISPEVPVDKACLLSCGVTTGVGATMKAAQIEEGSTVAIFGLGTVGLAVAEGARIRGASKIIGIDKNLEKFEIAKKFGVTDFVNPTSCGKDSVSQVIREMTDGGADYCFECVGSTSLIREAFDGSRQGCGKTVILGADLHGSPLSIHPLEILTGKSIMGATLGGIKPKQDIPHLAQKYLKKELRLDGFITHEVNFEDINKAFDLLLQGKSLRCIIWMDR; from the exons ATGCAGAG TTGTTGCACGATACATGATCCCACAGCTGCGGTATGCAGAGGAGCTGGAGAGCCCCTAGTGATGGAAGAGATTCAAGTAGCTCCTCCCAAGATTGGGGAGGTTCGAGTCAAGATTATTTGCACGTCCCTTTGTCACGGTGATATTAGCTTCTGGCGATCAGAGTCC GGGCCATTCTCATTTTTCCCAGGAATTTTTGGTCACGAAGCAGCCGG GATTGTTGAGAGTGTGGGGGAAAATGTGGTGGAAGTAAAAGCAGGGGATTTAGTACTACCAGTAGTGCAGAGGAACTGTGGAGAATGCAGGGATTGCAAATTTAAGGGCAATGCTTGCACCAAATTCCCAGCTGCATCACTCAATGCGATGCCAAGGGATGGAAGTAGCAGGTTTTTGGACAAGGATGGACAGCCTTTGCATCACTTCCTTTTTGCTTCTAGCTTTTCTGAATATACTGTGGTGGATATGACGCATCTTGTGAAAATCAGCCCTGAGGTTCCAGTAGACAAAGCCTGCTTGCTCAGCTGTGGCGTGACCACGG GAGTTGGTGCTACAATGAAGGCTGCACAGATTGAGGAGGGCTCTACGGTAGCAATTTTTGGACTTGGAACAGTGGGACTTGCg GTTGCAGAGGGAGCAAGGATACGTGGAGCTTCAAAAATTATTGGAATTGATAAGAatcttgaaaaatttgaaattg CTAAGAAGTTTGGAGTTACAGATTTTGTTAATCCTACTTCTTGTGGGAAAGATTCAGTGAGCCAG GTAATACGGGAGATGACAGATGGTGGTGCTGATTATTGCTTCGAGTGCGTTGGATCAACTTCCCTCATCAGGGAGGCTTTCGATGGTTCTCGGCAG GGATGTGGAAAGACTGTTATATTGGGTGCGGACCTTCATGGCAGCCCACTAAGCATCCACCCTCTTGAGATCCTTACGGGGAAAAGTATAATGGGAGCTACTCTTGGAGGAATCAAACCCAAACAAGATATTCCACACCTGGCTCAAAAGTATCTAAAAAAA GAGCTACGTTTGGATGGTTTCATAACACACGAAGTCAACTTTGAGGACATAAATAAGGCATTTGATTTGCTTCTCCAAGGGAAGAGCCTTCGTTGCATTATATGGATGGATAGATAG